The sequence aatttaatcaataaaaaaactTGATCAACTTTCAAAATTTCAATGATGCTACGTAAATTGGGACATCATTAATTAGAATATTACATGAGTTCACTTTCATATGGAATAGGTAGTTATATGATTTTAATTGTtatctaaaatcaaaatattaaacaaattAAATCCCAATACTTTATATTGGAACCACTACACTTTATAGACCATAGCACACGTAAACTAGGTTTTAAAAATCTAGATTACACATTGCAaagattcttaaaaataaaaatccaatttcacattaAAAATTAGATGATATTTTTACAAGAAGACCATCATTGTATCTTGAAAGTAGTACGTCAAAATGCAACAAAAAGGGAATCAAGCATCACCATCAAGGAACAACAGTAGTTATAATAtggacaaagaaagaaaaataatactgcTTGCAAAACGTTGGGCCTTAAATTAGTGAGAGTGATGGCACAGCAGAACTAATGAAAATTAGTACAAGTGATACCCCAACAGAAGAGGAAATTTCAACCCTCCTCCCCACCCCTCTCATCACATCAAGTAACATATGATTCCAAACTTTTGACTGTACTATGATGCAACTTCACATATTCCCTATTCCAGCACAGCCTACTGAAAAAGAAAGTACGACAATACACGAGGCCTCACCTTATCCCAACTAGTCACTTTACTTTTTTCTCATGCATTCTATTCAATATTCAAAATTCACTTGTCTCATTATTCTAAATTCCCATTGTGTAGGGTTTACCCAAGACCGAAAATACCATACTTGGCCAAATTTATTTTACTGTTTGAACTCAAACTTGGAATTTCGTATGACGAAATCATATTTACCGCACAACATTTGGTGGTGACTAACATCGGTGGAGCTACCAATGATGAATTAAGAGGGTTTAATTGAATTTCCTTTGTTAAAAGAATCTATACTTTAGCAAAAAGTATCAAATTTTCATAAATCCATAAACTATGGATGATGGATCATTTGACTGTTGGCTAGCGTTATTCAAGGTTTAGAAATATAAGAGCAAGTTATACCGTTTGAAAAGTCTTTCTATCGTCCTTAAAACTTCGTCTAATGTTAGACCAACTCTTACAAATTAGGACAAGTGGACTTTTTCTTATCTTGCATGAAATAAAACATAAGTTGACTTGCAATTTATATGTACTTTTCTTATGTGAGGTTATAATATGATAAGTGAACAATGTATTAGCTATGTTAGTTGCTCAATTTTTGAGTCTCAATTTACTTTTGAAGAAAAAGACTAGGTAGTAGGCACAAGTAACCAGCCAACCCAATTTTAGAAAGAAAAGGGTGGTTGGAAAAAATGAATACAGAAGGACAGAAATAGTCCAAACTACAAAAGAAGGAAATAGGAATTCCAGCTTGCTTGCTGGTGATTGTTTTCATTGCCATAAAAGACTAAACCGACTTACTATTTGATAATGCCCTACACTTTCCTTAAATCACAACTTACCTTTCCCTAGTGACCATATTCATCGGTCCACAAGGAAACCATCTAACAATAGTGACGAGATATTACAAAACAAAAAGCAGCAAATGGGAAGAGCAGCACAAATTGACCTTTGTTTTTAATAGTAAGTAGAAGTAGTAGCATCACTAAGACAAATTTTACTAatagaccttttttttttttttctctcaaaatggGGCGGTTGACGCCCGATAGAGAGAGTTCTTTCTTGGAACTTGAGCAGCTGCAGCTAAGCGTAACTGGCCAAATTAAGAAAAGCACAAATAAAATTATGAGTCTATTTATtatcctcttctttttttctaattaaagaaAGCATTAGTTATAAAACCCAAGAAATGGCAATAATAAAAGATATAAGACCTGTTGTTGCTGCTTCTTGAGCCTGGCATTCTCTTCAACTAAATGGGCCACTTCCATCTCCAACTCATTCATATAAGCCTGCAAGTCATCAATTAATAGAGAAAATCAGCATATTGTACAAATCAAGAACAGAAGCAGCAAAGAGTAGCAATAATATAATATCTAGCAAGATTTATTCACGTGTATTATTATACTACTATCTCATGCCTTGTCCTTTTCAGTTTTTTTAATACTAATTAATTTGGTAAAAAGAGAAATGAGAGAGACCAtaacaaacataatttatttctaaaaaattgaGAGGGCCAACAGAAAACATTTACTATAAAACAATGAATATGAAAAAATGAATGGCACTTTCCTGCTTTCTAGCTCTTGATCTAGCAGCAGACTCACGGTTCTTGATCATCCTCTGATTCTTCCTGTCCCCTCCTGAATTGTTGTCGGTTTCAGGTACAACCCTCTTTCTTCCACTAACATTTGGTACTACTTGACAACTATCAGTTGATGGGTGCAAGATTGAGTTTTGCATTAAAGGGTTATCAAAGAAGTGAAACTCCGGAACAGAGTTCAAATTCAGCATAGTTGAAGCTGGTACAGGAGAGGCTGTTGCTGCAGCAGCTGCTGGTGGTGAAGGTTCATTAGCAAAAGGTCTAGCCAAGAAATCTTGTAAAATGGCTCCACCAAAATTAGCAccttgatgatgatcatgatctGTAGAGTAAATATTAGTAGTATGGTCTTGAAGAGAAGAAAGATTAATGTCTTTCCACACTTCTTCCATGGTTTTAAGTCCTGGAGAAAATGGGgaatgagatgaagaagaagcagatgatgatgttgatttagAAGAAGCTGATAGCCCCCTATTGTCACTGCTTGATGACCACATAACTGTGGATTATTCTTGGAGTggtggaaagaaaggaaacaagaAGGTACTCTTTTATCTTCTATCTATTACTGCTGGATCTAGTGCTACTAAGTCTACTACCACTAACCAAGGAAAGTGGAAAAAGATAGAGAAATCTCTTCAAAAGTAATGATCCTTTGGGTGTAATCTAGACAAGAGAAGTAGTCTCTGTGTTTGTGTTGTCATGTCAGAGTGGTAAGTACGATGATCCACGCGCCCAAATATGTGACGCTGCTACCATTTCTGTACAAGTCACCTTGAAAAGTACCCAAGTTGGGATAGCAAAGACATATGGATTTGGTTTTAGGTTGGATCTAGAGGTAACTAGGAAGCAACTTTAGTATTAAAGGCATTTGATTTGAACTGGTAAAACTGTAGGCCAAATCTTAAAAAGAAGGAATTCATATAATGTAGCAGTCTCCGTTTCAATTTGtctcttatattttattttttgttttgaaaagataggttttgttttttttaataattttttaatttttcatgtgacatgtttaaaattataaaatttaaaataatttagtaCATTCTTTcgtatcaaatcaaaatcaattaaGACAAATTAAAATGTAGGAAGAAAACTTTAGTTCCTTCTATCAAATGCAACTACCTGGCCCAGTGAACTACTTCGAGGATTCTTAAAAAAGTTTATAATAATTAGGGAAAATACATCGTTTTTATTCTAAATTATACCCAAAAAATCGAaaccacacctaaactatactagtgacctattacacacctgaactataaaaaagtgaaactatttacaccctgtcagacTACCACCATTTGCacgtggtgtagtgttttacacgcgctgtcATGTCaacaccacgtcagtaaaaaatattacttttttatagttaaggtgtgtaataggtcacttatatagtttaggtgtggattcaacttttcgactatagtttgggatggaaacgatgtctttttccttaatgtttttagccatttacttttgttatttaataggctagACGCGTCTAAAATAGATGTAACACACgtgccttagaatgggggtcgcggggagataataatatcacttttatatagttaaggtgtgtaataggtcacttatatagtttagataTGGCTTCAACTGTTCGACtatagtttgaggtggaaacTATGTCTTTTccttaataattaaaaaaagaaacatgCCTAGGCATTTTGAGCAGTATAGAAAAGACCAAAATTGTTCTTGATCTATTGGATTTGATATAAAAATATCCTCTGCCCATGTATTGAGCAAAAAATGACCACGCCATTTTCTTTTTGCTCAAAAGTGCCTTAAagaactaattgagaaaaaacaGACCATGCCCATTTTCTTTTTGCTCAAAAATGGAAAGGGGCCAAAATTATTCTTGATCtattgaatttaatttaaaatgtCATCTCGTTAAGCcatatcaaattaatactttgtttgactaaatttttaaaaccatcttagtttaaaatttattttcccaCACAGTGAGGATTTGGGAAACATAAAGTGTACGTAGATGTTATCTTCATCCTAGAGGTGGAGATCCAATTTACCCGGTTCAACAGGAAAATAATCCTGGTTTTTGaagttactttttttaaaaaaatatttgtgagatatttggtcaatcaatttaaaaatatttgaacaaTCTATTTTTTCCAAAAAACTTGAAAAGCATTTTACTATCTAAATATACACACTTTTTATCCTTTCAAAAAGTAGGCCAAACAAGCTATATATAAATCACCTGTACAAGGGACTAGTAATATAATAGAGAGAGATCAAAGCTCATCTCATAAGAATGGTTGAGTAGGGTTAGCTCCAACAGTAAGAAGATTGATGAAATTATTAATAGCTCACTATTTTAAAGACAAATTTAAGTCTACTACTACTATTGAAAACAGGGAAAAAGGAAACTCGTTACcaaattattttccctttttaaaatctGAAGCACCAATCATTTAGTATATGAATTCATCTGCTGCTATCAAACAAAGATACGGACTGACTTATCATttgtggattttctaaagttggATTCATCATAATTCATTGGTGTCCATGGTGCTTTTGTTTTAGTGAAAGTGAATTTCATACACCATCATAATTTATAGGTGACTTTGTATTTTTGTCGCGTACTAtgtttttccccttttttgttcttttattacTCTCCGAGAAGGgatattttaattttcagttttCTCCCAAGTctcaaaaaagaatttttttttacaatagtAACTTAAGCTAAACAAGTCTTAACACTATGAACAAAGGAGTAATCACTTCTCTTTTCTCCTTCCCTcttttttaatgaagaacaaacaATGGTAACTTGTCAAAAAAATAGATCAAACGTACTATTAAGAACCTAGAACCACTCCAATTTAAATCACTTATCTTAACAAAATTTTGCCATTGGATGAGCTCGTGAAgaaaattttgttgagtccaTCATTCCAAATATGAGTTCcgtcatatatattttaaattaattgaaacTTCAATACAAGTACGTAAATAACaaaaagaacacaaaatggagTAATAATAACCCTCCAGAACGCAAAGAAGCACCTGTCAACTCTATTaagcctt comes from Capsicum annuum cultivar UCD-10X-F1 chromosome 2, UCD10Xv1.1, whole genome shotgun sequence and encodes:
- the LOC107861308 gene encoding protein FD, which translates into the protein MWSSSSDNRGLSASSKSTSSSASSSSHSPFSPGLKTMEEVWKDINLSSLQDHTTNIYSTDHDHHQGANFGGAILQDFLARPFANEPSPPAAAAATASPVPASTMLNLNSVPEFHFFDNPLMQNSILHPSTDSCQVVPNVSGRKRVVPETDNNSGGDRKNQRMIKNRESAARSRARKQAYMNELEMEVAHLVEENARLKKQQQQLRLAAAAQVPRKNSLYRASTAPF